Proteins encoded within one genomic window of Granulicella pectinivorans:
- a CDS encoding TolC family protein: protein MKPLILILLFFVASGLPAQTPTVSLANPASPALPPAVLLEVAPRVGITSEVDLTLSDMIQAVLANNRDIEVARLSRLKASLNLHVAKGYFDPVVGGNAYSLRQVSPVTSSLGGGTNGAVTQKEIFADPQISGNSRWLGTTYKLDFSSSRVNSSNTYNTLNPTYPTAATLNLTQPLWGGLLFDQNRERLSVARRNVAQTEEQFRQHIIDVTTQGVHAYLELDYALRNLNVQIEAVRLAEKQDASNRRQVEQGTQAPVDVIQTQTQMSTYQQNVFNAQQQVTQAENTLKALMLPNRADPLWNAALKTSIHADQATPIPTLAEALSQALSERPDLKAGQIAVQVSGLDARLAKEQTKPQVNLTAQVGTQGLSGENVAQSSDLLGSLFAPLFTRVNDLSTLAGLPALPTTGSGSTTSVPGFFLGGYGQSLQNLRDGRFPTVKIGLQVSFPIANRTARAQEQIAKANVKQATTQQQQLEMTVESEVRNSLQRLTNADLLLNAAQRTAQLAQQQYESEQRQFKAGTSSVFLILQRQTELINAKLREIRASADRGEAEADFDQATANTLHRQNIDIVAEARKKP from the coding sequence ATGAAGCCCCTCATCCTCATCCTCCTCTTCTTCGTTGCATCGGGACTTCCTGCCCAGACGCCAACGGTCTCCCTAGCAAATCCCGCTTCGCCCGCGCTGCCACCTGCGGTTCTTCTTGAAGTTGCACCACGCGTCGGCATCACCAGCGAAGTCGACCTCACGCTTAGCGACATGATTCAGGCTGTTCTCGCCAACAATCGCGATATCGAGGTAGCCCGTCTCTCGCGCCTCAAGGCGTCGTTGAATCTCCACGTGGCCAAAGGCTACTTCGACCCGGTCGTTGGAGGGAATGCCTACTCGCTTCGACAGGTATCCCCTGTCACTTCCTCGTTGGGTGGAGGCACCAACGGCGCCGTCACGCAGAAGGAGATCTTCGCGGATCCTCAGATCAGCGGCAACTCGCGCTGGCTCGGAACCACTTACAAGCTCGACTTCTCCTCATCGCGGGTGAACAGCAGCAACACCTATAACACCCTCAATCCCACGTATCCCACGGCCGCGACCCTGAACCTCACGCAACCGCTGTGGGGAGGACTTCTCTTCGATCAGAATCGGGAACGCCTCTCCGTCGCTCGCAGAAATGTCGCTCAAACCGAGGAACAGTTCAGGCAGCACATCATCGATGTGACTACTCAGGGTGTCCATGCCTACTTGGAGCTCGACTATGCGCTGCGCAACCTCAATGTGCAGATCGAAGCGGTCCGGCTTGCCGAGAAGCAGGATGCGAGCAACCGCCGCCAGGTGGAGCAGGGAACACAAGCTCCTGTCGACGTCATCCAGACCCAGACTCAGATGTCGACGTATCAGCAGAATGTTTTCAACGCGCAACAGCAGGTCACGCAGGCGGAGAACACGCTCAAAGCTCTGATGCTGCCGAACCGAGCCGATCCCCTGTGGAACGCAGCATTGAAGACTTCGATCCACGCCGATCAAGCTACACCCATTCCAACCCTGGCCGAGGCTCTGAGTCAGGCCCTCAGCGAACGACCCGATCTCAAGGCCGGACAGATTGCCGTGCAGGTGAGCGGGCTCGACGCTCGCCTCGCTAAGGAGCAGACCAAGCCGCAGGTCAACCTGACAGCGCAGGTTGGCACACAGGGTCTCTCCGGAGAGAATGTCGCACAGTCGAGCGATCTCCTCGGCTCACTCTTCGCGCCTCTCTTCACGCGCGTCAACGACCTTTCCACGCTCGCCGGTCTGCCTGCTCTTCCGACCACCGGCTCCGGATCGACGACCTCGGTTCCGGGTTTCTTTCTCGGAGGGTATGGGCAGTCGCTGCAAAACCTCAGAGACGGCCGCTTCCCGACCGTCAAGATCGGCCTTCAGGTCTCCTTTCCGATCGCGAATCGCACAGCGCGTGCCCAGGAGCAAATTGCGAAAGCAAATGTGAAGCAGGCCACCACACAACAGCAGCAACTCGAGATGACCGTGGAGAGCGAGGTCCGGAACAGCCTGCAGCGTCTTACCAACGCAGACCTCCTGTTGAACGCGGCGCAACGCACCGCACAACTCGCACAGCAGCAGTATGAGAGTGAACAGCGCCAATTCAAAGCCGGGACCTCCTCCGTCTTCCTCATCCTTCAACGTCAGACTGAACTCATTAACGCGAAGCTCCGGGAGATTCGGGCCTCTGCGGATCGCGGCGAAGCGGAGGCCGACTTCGATCAGGCAACCGCCAATACGCTGCATCGCCAGAACATCGATATCGTCGCCGAGGCAAGGAAGAAGCCGTAG
- a CDS encoding efflux RND transporter permease subunit, whose protein sequence is MHALARLCVRRPVFATMLILSLVVVGAFSYFSLGVDLLPKVDVPTVAVTISDPGASPEEIETEISKKIEDAVNTISGLDELRSTSSEGQSQVIITFDLDKNGDVAAEEVQNKINLIRNDLPQNAKAPVVQKFDPDATPVVQIAVSAPRSLRDLTLIADKLIQQKLENAKGVGQVRLVGGARREIHVNVNPERLRAYGLTITDVVNAVRQQNLELPGGSLNGGTREFTIRTMGRIANAAQFNDIAIATRKGYVVKVSDVGMAEDGYEEPRTSGRLNGTPAVLLVVSKQSGANSVETANEVKQRLAEITTTLPKDVHTQVVQDQSIFIEAAIDSIKHHLVEGSLFACVIIYFFLANWRTTLIAAIAIPTSIISTFALMKMMGFTLNQITMLALTLMVGIVIDDAIIVLENIYRFIEEKGMSPFEAAIEGTREIGLAVMATTLSLLAVFLPVGFMGGIVGRFMSSFGFTAAFAIAVSMLVSFTLTPMLCSRFIKPQIMGSHASSSKENRLFQFISSRYLRLLEWSMAHRRAVLGICLCTILSLVPLFMFVGKDFQANDDQSQFNVLVRAPEGTSLASTTQEAEAISRAIRNLPGVKTTLLTAGGGTDKAVNSASIYVKLADVAERLNTQTELMQQTRTLLAGFPSTLHTSVELVATISNGASNAQVQYFIQGPDLAKLNQYSDELLARMKTIPGITDADSTLRSGKPEVRLDIDRVRAADLGVSVDNIEQALNTLVAGETVSTFNAGDDQYDVRVRAGEQFRSRVEELQKITVPSTRQLGPVGLDEVVSIQTSTGPSSIDRIARQRQVTVSCNILAGYSQSAILAALQKAASQMHMEPGYQTGLAGASKELSRTGYYFLLAFALTFIFMYIVLAAQFESFIHPVTILLTLPLAVPFGILSLILAGQTINIFSGLGLLLLFGIVKKNAILQIDHTNGLRAAGMPRYEAILQANLDRLRPILMTTLALVAGMLPLVISRGTGSATNRSIGALVVGGQSLCLLLTLIAVPVFYSVFEDVAQHPAWKKPIAIVRTLADRISSRKPAPVHTASSNEAL, encoded by the coding sequence ATGCATGCTCTCGCTCGACTCTGTGTCCGCCGGCCCGTCTTCGCGACGATGTTGATCCTCTCACTTGTCGTGGTCGGCGCGTTTTCCTACTTCAGCCTTGGCGTGGATCTTCTTCCCAAGGTCGACGTGCCGACCGTTGCCGTCACCATCTCCGATCCCGGCGCGTCGCCTGAAGAGATTGAGACGGAGATCAGCAAGAAGATTGAAGATGCCGTCAACACCATCAGCGGCCTCGATGAGTTGCGTTCGACCTCTTCGGAGGGACAATCGCAGGTCATCATCACGTTCGACCTCGACAAGAATGGCGACGTAGCAGCGGAAGAGGTTCAGAACAAGATCAATCTCATCCGCAACGACCTGCCCCAGAATGCGAAGGCCCCGGTTGTACAGAAGTTCGATCCCGATGCCACTCCGGTCGTCCAGATTGCCGTGTCCGCGCCTCGCTCTCTGCGCGACCTTACGCTCATCGCGGACAAACTGATCCAACAGAAGCTGGAGAATGCGAAGGGGGTGGGGCAGGTTCGGCTTGTGGGCGGAGCGCGCCGGGAGATCCATGTCAACGTCAATCCCGAACGGCTTCGTGCCTATGGGCTTACGATCACCGATGTCGTGAACGCGGTGAGGCAGCAGAATCTTGAGCTGCCCGGTGGATCTCTCAATGGAGGTACGCGCGAGTTCACCATCCGCACGATGGGACGCATTGCCAACGCCGCTCAGTTCAACGACATCGCGATCGCGACTCGCAAGGGGTATGTGGTCAAGGTCAGCGATGTCGGCATGGCAGAAGACGGCTATGAAGAGCCCCGCACCTCAGGTCGTCTGAATGGGACGCCAGCAGTCCTGCTTGTGGTTTCGAAGCAATCCGGGGCAAACTCCGTTGAGACGGCGAATGAAGTGAAGCAGCGCCTCGCTGAGATCACAACGACACTGCCCAAGGATGTTCACACGCAGGTCGTTCAGGATCAATCGATCTTTATTGAAGCCGCGATCGACTCGATCAAGCACCATCTTGTCGAAGGCAGCCTCTTCGCCTGCGTCATTATCTACTTCTTTCTCGCGAACTGGCGTACGACGCTGATCGCTGCCATTGCGATTCCCACTTCCATTATTTCGACCTTCGCGCTGATGAAGATGATGGGATTCACGCTCAATCAGATCACGATGCTCGCGCTGACCTTGATGGTTGGGATCGTGATCGACGATGCCATCATCGTTCTTGAAAATATCTATCGTTTCATTGAAGAAAAGGGCATGTCGCCCTTCGAGGCGGCCATCGAAGGGACACGCGAGATTGGCCTCGCTGTCATGGCCACCACGCTCTCTCTTCTTGCGGTGTTCCTTCCTGTCGGGTTTATGGGAGGCATCGTCGGCCGCTTCATGAGCTCGTTCGGATTTACAGCGGCGTTCGCCATCGCGGTCTCCATGTTGGTGTCGTTCACACTCACGCCCATGCTGTGTTCGCGCTTCATCAAGCCGCAGATCATGGGATCTCACGCATCCAGCTCGAAGGAGAATAGGCTTTTCCAATTCATCAGCAGCCGCTACCTGCGTCTGCTTGAGTGGTCCATGGCGCATCGCAGAGCGGTGCTCGGCATCTGCCTCTGCACCATCCTTAGCCTTGTGCCACTCTTCATGTTCGTCGGCAAAGACTTCCAGGCCAACGATGACCAGTCTCAGTTCAACGTTCTGGTGCGTGCGCCGGAAGGAACCTCACTCGCATCGACCACGCAAGAGGCCGAGGCAATCTCGCGAGCCATTCGCAACCTGCCCGGCGTCAAGACAACCTTGCTGACCGCGGGTGGGGGAACGGACAAGGCCGTGAACAGCGCCTCGATCTACGTCAAGCTGGCCGATGTCGCTGAGCGTCTGAACACGCAGACGGAACTGATGCAACAGACGCGCACGCTGCTCGCCGGGTTCCCCAGCACCCTGCACACCAGCGTGGAACTCGTCGCCACGATCAGCAACGGAGCCAGCAACGCGCAGGTCCAGTACTTTATCCAGGGACCCGATCTCGCGAAGCTCAATCAGTACTCCGACGAGTTGCTCGCTCGCATGAAGACCATACCCGGAATCACCGATGCCGACTCGACCCTGCGCAGCGGTAAGCCGGAGGTTCGGCTCGATATCGATCGAGTCCGGGCTGCCGATCTGGGTGTCTCCGTCGACAACATCGAACAGGCACTCAATACCCTGGTTGCGGGCGAGACCGTATCCACCTTCAACGCAGGCGACGACCAGTACGACGTAAGAGTCCGCGCCGGGGAGCAGTTCCGGAGCCGCGTCGAAGAGCTTCAAAAGATTACCGTTCCTTCGACGAGACAACTGGGACCTGTGGGTCTCGACGAAGTCGTCTCCATTCAAACCTCCACGGGGCCCTCTTCGATCGATCGCATCGCGCGTCAGCGTCAGGTCACGGTCAGTTGCAACATCCTTGCCGGTTACTCCCAGTCGGCCATCCTTGCTGCTTTGCAGAAGGCTGCCTCTCAGATGCATATGGAACCCGGTTACCAGACAGGCCTTGCCGGAGCATCGAAGGAACTCAGCCGCACGGGCTACTACTTTCTGCTGGCCTTCGCCCTCACCTTCATCTTCATGTACATCGTTCTTGCGGCGCAGTTCGAGTCATTCATCCACCCCGTCACGATTCTCCTTACCCTTCCTCTCGCTGTGCCCTTCGGCATCCTCTCGCTGATCCTTGCGGGACAGACGATCAACATCTTCTCCGGGCTTGGACTTCTTCTCCTCTTCGGCATCGTGAAGAAGAATGCGATCCTGCAGATCGACCACACCAACGGTCTGCGTGCGGCGGGGATGCCTCGCTATGAAGCGATCCTTCAAGCAAATCTCGACCGACTTCGCCCTATCCTTATGACCACTCTTGCGCTCGTTGCGGGGATGCTTCCACTGGTCATCTCCCGCGGCACCGGCTCGGCCACCAACCGTTCTATCGGGGCTCTCGTGGTTGGCGGTCAATCGTTGTGTCTCCTGCTTACCCTCATCGCGGTGCCTGTCTTCTATTCGGTCTTCGAAGACGTCGCGCAACATCCCGCCTGGAAAAAGCCTATCGCGATCGTACGAACGCTGGCAGACCGTATTTCCAGCCGTAAACCCGCACCGGTTCACACCGCGTCTTCAAATGAGGCCCTCTAG
- a CDS encoding alkaline phosphatase family protein: MLRCLFGAGLAGVCLLSAGCGPTAGVEVMVQPHLAFDPISPHAYGDAPLAVNATSLSPAPIAYSLVSGPGTLSGKTVTLTSAGTVVLSATQPATATYAGATAQISFDVARAGNALLFMPIGPHTYGDRSFVLVATSTSASTGPITYQVMAGPGVVSGNRLTLQGAGTIVVRATQAADPNYVAATVDTSVSVAKAASVFDFAFVPTHTFGDAPFAVNAASDSSGAVTYALVSGPASVSGNIVTLTGAGRVTLSASQASDANYLAGTATAAFSVARAPNSVTFDAIPAHAFGDAPFTVSATSSSRSSSPVTYQLVSGPATLAGQTVTLTGAGSVVLSASQAIDTNYAAATAETTLPIARATNSLILSPIPDQVFSNPPPTVTLAATSSTSSTSVITYAVVSGPGTVSGSVLTISGAGQMTVRATQASDANYRAATAQTSFQVTNANHLLTFDGIASHTFGDPPFTVTASSGATTPIVYSVVSGPATISGRVVTLTGAGSVVLRADQAADANYSAQTAQSSFAVAKGSATLAFVPVTGVIDGDPPFAVSATSKSTGAVTYSLVSGPATLSGDRVTVTGAGTVTLAARQASDANYAVSTAQTTFTVAAPNTSATGLIEHVVVIFQENVSFDHYFATYPNATNPAGEPLFTALPNTPAVDGLSPRLLTRNPNAANIRNGAGAINPFRLDPANAATADQDHNYQAEQMAFNGGAMDLFPLSVGAADGPALATNGPAATTGLTMGYFDGNTVTGLWNYAQHFALSDHFFATNFGPSTPGAINLVSGQTNGVVNDGNAQGGMLPDGYGGSSIIGDPDPFNDICSNVGAGVVHMIGRNIGDLMNSAGISWGFFTDGFDPTLVNPNGTTGCRRSHHSTITGRTTADYIPHHQPFQYYASTANPTHARPVSTSLIGKAGDGGTAHQYDLHDFFDALAAGNFPTVSYLKAPAYQDGHAGYSDPLDEQAFIVSVLNTIQKTPQWSKTVVLIAYDDSDGWYDHEFKIVNGSAGAGDAFTSKGFCADGTTALPGVASATLHAQGRCGYGPRLPFLVVSPWAKPNYVDSNVLDQTSIMRFIEDTFLNGQRVGQGSFDTIAAPINPLLDLRRSTPQNMHTVLLDPVTGVVTSVN, from the coding sequence ATGTTGCGATGTCTGTTCGGGGCAGGCCTTGCCGGCGTCTGTTTGTTGTCCGCAGGATGTGGCCCCACCGCTGGGGTTGAGGTGATGGTTCAGCCGCATCTGGCGTTCGACCCAATCTCGCCGCACGCGTACGGAGACGCGCCGCTCGCTGTCAACGCGACGTCTCTCTCGCCCGCTCCGATCGCATACAGTTTGGTATCCGGGCCGGGGACTCTTTCGGGAAAGACTGTCACGCTGACCAGCGCCGGTACGGTGGTATTGAGCGCGACGCAGCCCGCGACCGCAACCTATGCAGGCGCAACGGCGCAGATCAGCTTCGATGTCGCTCGCGCCGGCAATGCGCTCCTTTTTATGCCGATCGGGCCGCATACCTATGGCGATCGTTCCTTTGTTCTTGTGGCGACATCAACCTCCGCCTCTACTGGACCAATCACGTACCAGGTGATGGCGGGGCCGGGAGTGGTCTCCGGAAACAGGTTGACCCTGCAGGGTGCGGGAACCATCGTGGTGCGTGCCACGCAGGCGGCCGATCCGAACTATGTGGCGGCGACGGTCGATACCTCCGTCTCTGTCGCCAAGGCCGCGAGTGTATTTGACTTTGCATTTGTGCCCACGCACACGTTTGGCGATGCGCCCTTTGCCGTCAATGCGGCCTCTGACTCCAGTGGCGCAGTCACATATGCTCTTGTCTCTGGGCCTGCAAGCGTCTCCGGAAATATCGTCACGCTGACCGGAGCGGGTCGTGTGACTCTGAGCGCAAGCCAAGCGAGCGATGCGAATTACCTCGCTGGAACGGCTACGGCGGCCTTCAGTGTGGCCAGGGCGCCGAACTCTGTGACCTTCGATGCGATTCCCGCGCATGCCTTTGGCGACGCTCCGTTCACGGTCTCCGCGACATCGAGTTCCAGGTCCAGTTCACCGGTGACCTACCAGCTCGTTTCAGGCCCTGCTACCTTGGCCGGCCAGACGGTCACGCTGACCGGAGCGGGCTCCGTGGTCCTGAGCGCCTCCCAGGCTATCGATACGAACTATGCCGCCGCGACCGCCGAGACTACCCTCCCCATTGCGCGTGCGACCAACAGCCTGATTCTCAGTCCGATTCCCGACCAGGTGTTCTCCAATCCACCTCCGACGGTGACGTTGGCCGCCACCTCGAGTACCTCATCGACGAGCGTCATCACGTATGCGGTGGTGTCCGGCCCCGGAACGGTCTCCGGAAGCGTCCTGACGATTTCCGGTGCGGGGCAAATGACTGTGCGTGCCACGCAGGCCTCCGATGCGAACTACAGAGCAGCTACGGCGCAGACGTCCTTCCAGGTGACCAATGCCAACCACCTGCTTACTTTCGATGGGATCGCATCGCACACGTTTGGCGATCCACCGTTCACGGTGACGGCTTCTTCGGGGGCGACGACGCCGATCGTCTACAGCGTTGTCTCGGGCCCCGCGACCATCTCCGGCCGTGTCGTCACGCTGACCGGAGCCGGCTCCGTGGTGCTCCGGGCCGACCAGGCCGCCGACGCCAACTACAGTGCGCAGACGGCGCAAAGCAGCTTCGCGGTCGCAAAGGGGAGCGCAACGCTTGCCTTTGTTCCCGTGACCGGTGTGATCGACGGTGATCCTCCCTTCGCAGTCTCCGCCACGTCAAAGTCCACCGGTGCCGTGACGTATTCCCTGGTCTCGGGGCCAGCGACGCTTTCTGGGGATCGGGTGACCGTAACCGGGGCAGGAACCGTGACGCTTGCGGCACGTCAGGCCAGTGACGCGAACTATGCGGTCTCCACTGCGCAAACCACCTTTACGGTCGCGGCTCCGAATACCTCCGCGACCGGCCTGATCGAACATGTTGTGGTCATCTTTCAGGAGAATGTCTCCTTCGATCATTATTTTGCGACCTACCCGAACGCGACCAATCCGGCGGGCGAACCTCTGTTTACCGCTCTGCCGAATACCCCGGCGGTCGATGGCCTGTCTCCCCGTCTCCTGACGCGCAACCCGAACGCGGCCAATATTCGCAATGGTGCAGGCGCGATCAACCCGTTCCGCCTCGACCCTGCGAACGCGGCCACCGCGGACCAGGACCATAACTATCAGGCAGAGCAGATGGCCTTCAACGGCGGCGCGATGGATCTCTTTCCGCTCTCGGTGGGGGCGGCCGATGGTCCTGCGCTGGCGACGAACGGTCCGGCGGCGACGACCGGACTGACGATGGGCTACTTCGACGGCAATACCGTCACCGGTTTGTGGAACTACGCGCAGCACTTTGCCCTCAGCGATCACTTCTTCGCGACCAACTTCGGTCCATCCACGCCGGGAGCGATCAATCTGGTTTCCGGCCAGACGAACGGCGTCGTCAACGATGGCAATGCACAGGGCGGCATGCTTCCGGATGGCTATGGCGGGTCGTCCATCATTGGCGACCCTGACCCGTTCAACGACATCTGCTCCAATGTTGGGGCCGGCGTGGTGCATATGATCGGCAGAAACATCGGGGATCTGATGAATTCGGCCGGTATCTCCTGGGGGTTTTTCACCGACGGATTTGATCCCACTCTTGTGAATCCCAACGGAACAACCGGGTGCCGCCGTAGCCATCATTCGACGATTACAGGACGCACCACGGCAGACTACATTCCGCACCACCAACCCTTCCAGTACTACGCTTCCACGGCGAACCCGACCCATGCGAGGCCGGTTTCAACCAGCTTGATCGGCAAGGCCGGCGATGGCGGTACAGCGCATCAGTACGACCTGCACGACTTCTTCGATGCCCTGGCCGCAGGCAACTTTCCAACCGTCAGCTACCTGAAGGCTCCGGCCTACCAGGACGGTCACGCGGGGTATTCAGACCCGCTCGATGAACAGGCGTTTATCGTTTCGGTTTTGAATACGATTCAGAAGACGCCGCAGTGGTCGAAGACGGTGGTGCTGATCGCCTACGACGATTCGGATGGCTGGTATGACCATGAGTTCAAGATTGTGAATGGGTCCGCCGGCGCGGGGGATGCCTTCACCTCCAAAGGATTCTGCGCCGATGGCACGACTGCTCTGCCCGGGGTGGCTTCCGCAACTCTCCATGCGCAGGGCCGTTGCGGCTATGGACCGCGCCTGCCGTTCCTGGTGGTCTCGCCCTGGGCAAAGCCAAACTATGTCGATTCGAATGTGCTCGATCAGACGTCGATCATGCGATTTATCGAGGACACCTTCCTCAACGGGCAGCGTGTGGGCCAGGGATCGTTCGATACGATTGCGGCTCCGATCAATCCTCTTCTGGACCTTCGCCGCAGCACGCCGCAGAATATGCATACCGTTCTGCTGGATCCGGTTACCGGAGTGGTCACGAGCGTGAATTAA
- a CDS encoding TetR family transcriptional regulator, with translation MSTKSVVPRDSLQAKKHEVVRREIWDAAIRLFHAHGFNEVTIDQIAELAGVSRRTYFRYFSSKEDVMGSMVKNYGAGLTQAILAEESGLSSFEAAKAAITKVLVPTLSVTERILQIAHRSPAARMAQFLEVPMLEEELAKAFATRVKRKGLPSLEDRILASITLSMTGLCVEMWVAQQNRPMNKIVDEVFHAVRRACSPEDGKRR, from the coding sequence ATGAGCACGAAGAGCGTCGTTCCACGAGACTCGCTACAGGCCAAGAAGCATGAGGTCGTTCGGAGAGAGATATGGGATGCTGCCATTCGCCTCTTTCATGCGCATGGGTTCAACGAGGTGACGATCGACCAGATTGCCGAGCTCGCGGGCGTCTCTCGCCGCACGTACTTTCGCTATTTTTCCTCGAAGGAAGACGTGATGGGCTCCATGGTGAAGAACTATGGAGCAGGCCTAACCCAGGCTATCCTGGCCGAGGAGAGCGGGCTCAGTAGCTTTGAAGCAGCGAAAGCGGCGATCACGAAGGTTCTGGTGCCCACGCTCTCGGTGACGGAGCGCATTCTCCAGATCGCGCATCGAAGCCCCGCTGCGCGAATGGCCCAGTTTCTCGAGGTTCCCATGTTGGAGGAAGAACTCGCGAAGGCATTCGCGACGCGCGTGAAACGCAAAGGACTGCCTTCGCTGGAGGATCGGATCCTGGCCAGCATCACGCTGTCGATGACAGGCCTTTGCGTCGAGATGTGGGTCGCGCAGCAGAACAGGCCCATGAACAAAATCGTCGATGAAGTCTTCCATGCGGTACGACGTGCGTGCTCCCCGGAAGATGGAAAGAGAAGATAG
- a CDS encoding efflux RND transporter periplasmic adaptor subunit has product MAVQEITVTTTPALGRQVPVTLTETGSFVAEELSEVAPAVAGRVFKTPVSIGAFVKTGQVICELDHRDADLKLMQIRAQLAEAMAAVRQAQSRIGLGAAGFEPTKVPEVAAARATYESSEAQARLAAADAKRYANLVATGDVSQSVYDKQRTQAETAAAQANGSRQQYEAAINTARQSYQAVGSSEATLEAMRAQVAQAEKALADTTIRAPFDGYVSARTHAVGEFVTTSSSVATVVRVDTLKLQLQTPEKSAAGLKIGMPVTARVAAYGERDFQGTTSALNPAVNPDSRAFILEAHFPNADGALRPGMFASARVLLPGTENAVFVPKAAVIRDRTTDSNQVYVVGDGKVHLRVVTLGDSDGGNIRVLSGVAAGEMIATDKQADLYDGAPVKTQADR; this is encoded by the coding sequence TTGGCAGTTCAGGAGATCACGGTTACCACTACTCCTGCGCTCGGCAGGCAGGTTCCTGTCACGCTGACGGAGACAGGCAGCTTCGTGGCCGAAGAACTGTCGGAGGTCGCCCCCGCCGTTGCCGGTAGAGTATTCAAGACGCCGGTATCGATAGGCGCCTTCGTCAAGACCGGTCAGGTCATCTGCGAACTGGATCACCGGGACGCCGACTTGAAGCTGATGCAGATACGCGCGCAACTTGCGGAGGCCATGGCCGCTGTCCGGCAGGCGCAATCGCGGATCGGGTTGGGTGCCGCAGGCTTCGAACCGACCAAGGTTCCCGAGGTTGCCGCTGCCAGGGCGACGTATGAATCCTCTGAGGCGCAGGCACGGCTGGCCGCCGCCGATGCGAAGCGCTACGCCAATCTGGTTGCCACGGGCGATGTTTCGCAGAGCGTCTACGACAAGCAAAGAACGCAGGCAGAGACCGCCGCGGCGCAGGCCAACGGATCGCGCCAGCAGTACGAGGCGGCGATCAACACAGCGCGGCAAAGCTACCAGGCCGTTGGCTCCTCAGAAGCCACGCTCGAGGCCATGCGCGCGCAGGTTGCCCAGGCTGAGAAGGCGCTTGCCGACACGACCATTCGCGCGCCCTTCGATGGCTACGTGAGCGCGCGTACCCATGCTGTCGGGGAATTTGTGACTACGTCCAGCAGCGTTGCTACCGTGGTTCGGGTCGACACCCTCAAGCTTCAGTTGCAGACTCCGGAGAAGAGTGCTGCAGGCCTGAAGATCGGTATGCCTGTGACCGCGCGCGTCGCCGCCTATGGCGAGCGGGACTTCCAGGGCACGACGTCGGCTCTGAATCCCGCCGTCAATCCTGACTCTCGCGCCTTCATCCTCGAAGCCCACTTTCCGAATGCCGACGGGGCGTTGCGTCCAGGCATGTTTGCGAGTGCTCGCGTGCTTCTTCCCGGGACCGAGAACGCCGTGTTCGTCCCCAAGGCCGCGGTCATCCGCGATCGCACCACCGATTCAAATCAGGTTTATGTGGTCGGTGACGGCAAGGTTCATCTTCGTGTCGTCACTCTTGGCGACTCGGATGGTGGAAACATTCGGGTGCTCTCCGGCGTCGCTGCCGGGGAGATGATCGCAACCGACAAGCAGGCCGATCTCTACGACGGCGCGCCTGTGAAGACGCAAGCTGACCGGTAA